The following DNA comes from Micromonospora chokoriensis.
CGACACCCGAGTCGTGGTCGGTCACCAGTGACAGCGCGGTATAGCAGACCGCCAGTTCGCGTGCCAGCACCGCTTCGGGGTGGCCGGTCATGCCGACGGTCGACCAACCCGCCCGGGCGTACCACTGTGATTCGGCGCGGGTGGAGAACCGCGGCCCTTCGATGACGACCATGGTCCCGCCGTCGACCGGACGCCAGCCGTTGGTCCGGGCGGCGTCGAGGACCGTGGCCCGTCCGACCGGACAGTAGGGATCGGCGAACGGCACATGGACGACCCGGGGGACCCGCCCGTCCGGGCGCAGCCTCCCGTCGTAGTAGGTCTGCTCGCGACCGTTGGTCCGGTCGACCAGTTGGTCCGGCACGACGAGGGTGCCGGGGCCCAGCTCCGGTTGCAGGCCGCCCACGGCGCCCGGAGCGAGCACCTGGCGGACGCCGACCGTCCGCAGCGCCCACAGGTTGGCCCGGTAGTTGATGCGGTGCGGGGGGAGGGTGTGCCGACGCCCGTGCCGGGGCAGGAACGCCACCGTCCGCCCGGCGACGTGCCCGATGGAGAGTGCGTCGCTCGGCGGTCCGTACGGGGTGTCGATCCGGACCTCGGTGACGTCGTCGAGGAACTCGTAGAGACCCGACCCGCCGATGACCCCGACCGGCGGACGGTTGGATCGTCCTTCAGACATGGGGAGGTGTCCTCTCTGTGGGGTCCGCGGGTTGGTCGGTTCGCCGGGCCGGGTCGCGGTGACCGACGATGGCGTCGACGACCAGCACGATCGCGACGACAGCCCAGAGGACGGCCAGCCCGGTGGCCAGCCCGAGTGGGTAGTCACGGTCCGGCAGGCCCGGATTCGGCGGCGCCGAGGGCGGTCGCCACAGCAGTGGCACCGCGATCAGCAGCAACGTTGCGCTCCCCATCAGACCTGCGGTGATCCAGGCCAACCGCAGTCGGTTCGCCACCAGTCGGCCCAGCCCGAGCCCGACCAGTCCGACCAGCGGCGCCACCAGGAGGTCGTGCAGCACCGGACCGCCGATCAGCCACGGCACTGTGGTGTCGAGTTGAGGACGGAGCAGCCAACCGCCGTACGCCGCCGCCGCGACGCCGAGCACGAGCAGGAGCAGTCGGACGGCCCTCACCGCAGCACCTCCAGCCGGGCCAGCCACTTGGTCTGGAGGACGCCCGGTCGGCTCGGAGCGATGAGGCGGCAGGGGTAACCGTGGTCGGGGGACAGTTCCTCGCCGTTGATCCTGAGCGCGAGCAGGGTGAGCGGGTCACCGACGTGGGTCGCCGGAAGCGTGCTGACGGCGTACAGGCCGTCGGTCTCCAGCGAGGAGATCCGCACCGCCCGGTCGGTCGGCGCGCCGGCCAGCCGGAGCAGGTCGACGACGGGTACGCCCGTCCAGTCGGCGGAGGCGCTCCAGCCCTCGACGCAGGCGATCGGCAGATGCGCCGTGCGCTGGGGGAGGGCGGCCAGTTCGGCAAGGGAGAAGACCGCCCTGCCACCCGTCCAGACGATCTCCAGCCGCCAGTCCGGTGGAACGGTGATGTGCGCTGCTGCCGCCGTCCGGTTGATCGGGATGCCCTGCGGCCCGGTCGCGGAGCGCCACGCCAGCGGGGAGACCCGACGCAACCACGGCACGGTGACCCCGGCGGTGGCCAGCACCGCCACACCGGCGACGCCCGCCGAGGTACGCAGGAACAAGCGCCGTCCGGACGAGTCCGGGTCGTCTGGTCGCAGCGGCGTGCCCAGCGCCGCGCGGGCGATCGGGAGCTTCACCGCGATGTGCAGCAGCAGCCCGCCCACCAGCAGCCAGGCGACCGCGTGGTGGGCCGCCGGGAAGAAGAATCCCCACGGGTACGACTGGGCGACGTTGAACAGGCCGGTGACCAGTTCGAAGAACGCGGCGCAGACCAGGACCAGGACGGAGATCCGTTCGAGGGCGTGCGCGGACAGCCGGATCGGCTGGCGCACCGGCGGACGGACGAACAGCCGGGGGTAGACGCTCCACAGCTTGCCCAGTAGCAGCGGGATCGCGGCGATTCCGGAGAGCACGTGGGTGCCCTGGGTGATCCGGTAGAGGTTGACCGGTCGACTCGGCCAGGTGAACCAGCCTGGCGGGTGCTGGACGTAGTGGCTGAGGACACCGGTGACGAAGCACAACCCGAACGCCACCCCGAGCCAGAGACCGAGCCGGGCGGCGACCAGCGGCGAGTGCGACGGGGCGGTGAAGTCCTCGGGGACGGGGATGCGCGCTCGGCGGGTCATGCGGCCGCCAACTCGGCGAACCAGCGTGGCCCGAGTCGGATCGTGTCCACGACCCGCAGGCCGGCAGCGGCTGCGGCACCCGCCACCGCCTCCGCTCCGACGCGCGCCCAGCGGAACGTCGGCCCCGGTCGTGCCCCTTCGTCGGAGGTTCGGGACAGGACGTACGCCTGCCCCTGCCACAGCCCGGCGCCCGGGGGCTCGACCTCGACCACGAGCGTTCCGTCCGCCGCGATCAGCGTGCCGCACCGGCGCAGCAGCCGGACCGGGTCGCCGCCGATGCCGATGTTGCCGTCCACGAGCAGGGCGTGCGCCCACCGGCCCTCGCCGGGAAGTGGTTCGAAGACGTCGCGGCGCAGGGCGACCACACCTCGGCCCTGGGTCAGTCGTACCGCCTCCGCCGAGATGTCCACGCCCAGCGCGACGAGCCCTTGCTGGACGAGTGCCCTGGTCAGCCGACCGGGACCGCAACCGAGGTCGATCGTGGGG
Coding sequences within:
- a CDS encoding S-methyl-5'-thioadenosine phosphorylase, whose translation is MSEGRSNRPPVGVIGGSGLYEFLDDVTEVRIDTPYGPPSDALSIGHVAGRTVAFLPRHGRRHTLPPHRINYRANLWALRTVGVRQVLAPGAVGGLQPELGPGTLVVPDQLVDRTNGREQTYYDGRLRPDGRVPRVVHVPFADPYCPVGRATVLDAARTNGWRPVDGGTMVVIEGPRFSTRAESQWYARAGWSTVGMTGHPEAVLARELAVCYTALSLVTDHDSGVEIGHGVTQQEVFTVFAQNLDRLRVLLADAVTALPPDQGGCVCADALADTESGLTLP
- a CDS encoding molybdopterin-dependent oxidoreductase codes for the protein MTRRARIPVPEDFTAPSHSPLVAARLGLWLGVAFGLCFVTGVLSHYVQHPPGWFTWPSRPVNLYRITQGTHVLSGIAAIPLLLGKLWSVYPRLFVRPPVRQPIRLSAHALERISVLVLVCAAFFELVTGLFNVAQSYPWGFFFPAAHHAVAWLLVGGLLLHIAVKLPIARAALGTPLRPDDPDSSGRRLFLRTSAGVAGVAVLATAGVTVPWLRRVSPLAWRSATGPQGIPINRTAAAAHITVPPDWRLEIVWTGGRAVFSLAELAALPQRTAHLPIACVEGWSASADWTGVPVVDLLRLAGAPTDRAVRISSLETDGLYAVSTLPATHVGDPLTLLALRINGEELSPDHGYPCRLIAPSRPGVLQTKWLARLEVLR
- a CDS encoding methyltransferase domain-containing protein, coding for MTSTIALDGFDLLWGGRDSRSADQDTCAPPADADHWLVHTDGRRDPLPVRRWHGPPEPAITSIAARCSGPTIDLGCGPGRLTRALVQQGLVALGVDISAEAVRLTQGRGVVALRRDVFEPLPGEGRWAHALLVDGNIGIGGDPVRLLRRCGTLIAADGTLVVEVEPPGAGLWQGQAYVLSRTSDEGARPGPTFRWARVGAEAVAGAAAAAGLRVVDTIRLGPRWFAELAAA